Part of the Sinomonas atrocyanea genome is shown below.
GCGCCGGCCTCGAGCACCGTCACCTCGAGGCCGGCCCGCCGCAGCTCGAGGGCTGCGACCAGGCCGGAAATGCCCCCGCCCGCCACGAGTGCGCGGGGCGGCCGTGCGGCGCTGCTGCCGGGGCCGACGCTGCCGGGCATCAGTAGGTGATCGAGTGGACGAGCTCGACCACGCGGGTCAGGACGTCCGGGTCGGTCTCCGGCGGGACGCCGTGGCCGAGGTTGACCACGTGGCCCGGGGCCGAGGCGCCGCCCTTCACCACATCGCGGACGTGCGCCTCGAGGGTGTTCCACGGCGCGGCCAGGAGTGCGGGGTCGATGTTGCCCTGGAGCACCACGCGGCCGCCCAGCCGGCGGTTCGCCTCGTGCAGCGGCAGCCGGTAGTCGACGCCGACGACGTCGACACCGACCTCGTACATCGCGCCGAGCAGCTCGGAGGTGCCGGTGCCGAAGTGGACGAGCGGCGCGCCGAGGTCGCGCACGTGGTCGAGCGCCTGGGACGAGTACGGGGCCACGAAGCGGCGGTAGTCCTCGAGGCCGAGCGAGCCGGCCCAGGAGTCGAAGAGCTGCCCCGCCGAGGCGCCCGCCTCGATCTGGGCCCGCAGGAAGCGCCCGGAGGCGTCCGCTGTCCAGGCCATGAGCGCCGCCCATGTTCCCGGATCGCCGTGCATCATGGTTCGGGGACCGAGGTGGTCGCGCGACGGGCGGCCCTCGACCATGTAGGCCGCCACCGTGAACGGGGCACCGGCGAAGCCGATGAGGGGGGTGGTGCCGAGCTCGTCCACGGTGAGGCGGACGGCCTCGCGGATCGGCTCGAGGGCCGCGTCGGTGAGGCGCGGGAGCGCGGCGACGTCCGTTTCGGTGCGGACGGGGTTCGCCAGGACGGGCCCCACCCCGGGGACGATGTCCACGTCCACGCCGGCGAGCTTGAGGGGGATGACGATGTCGGAGAAGAAGATCCCGGCGTCCACGTCGTGCCGGCGCACCGGCTGGAGGGTGATCTCCGCGGCGAGCTCGGGCCGCAGGCACGCCTCGAGCATGCCCACCCCCTCGCGGGCCTTGCGGTACTCGGGCAGCGAGCGGCCGGCTTGGCGCATGAACCAGACGGGCTTCCGGCTCGGCCGGCCCCCGCGGTATGCCGTGATGAGCGGCGACTGCGCCGTCCGTCCGTCCTTGAGCGGGTGGTCTGGGCTGAGTGTCATGGGCCGATTGTCTCAAACGCCTCCAAGGCCCTTGGCGACACGCTGTCACAGGAGTGTGCTGCAGACGACGTTTTCTACACCCGAGCGAAAAGCTATGATGGCAGGGCTGTGGTTGTTTTCTCCCTCACGGCGACTCACGCCGACACCGACCTTGAGACCGTTGCCCAATTGAGCACCGGCGCTACCTCCGTGGCCGCAGGGGCCGCTTCCTCCCCCGCCCTGGAGGGCGCCGTGGTGCTGGCGACCTGCAACCGCTACGAGATCTACGCCGAGGCGGCGAGCCACGAGGACGTGGAGGCCGCACGGTCCGCGATCATCTCCGAGATCAGCGCGCGCAGCGGCATCCCCGAGGACCGGGTGTCCCGGGCGTTCGCCCTCGCGCAGGGCCGCGAAGTGACCCGCCACCTCTTCTCCGTCAGCTCGGGGCTCGATTCCGCAGTCGTGGGCGAGCGCGAGATCGCCGGCCAGGTCCGCCGCGCCCTCATCTCCGCCCAGGAGCAGGGGACGGCGAGCCCCGCGCTCGTGCGCCTGTTCCAGAACGCGTCGAAGACGGCCAAGGAGGTCGGCACCCAGACGGCGCTCGGCAGCCGCGGCCTGTCCATCGTCTCCGTGGCGCTCGACCTCGCCGAGGACCTCGCCGAGGAGCGCTCCTGGGACGGCAAGAAGGCCGTGCTCTTCGGCACCGGCGCCTATGCCGGGGCCACGATGGCCCTGCTGAAGGAGCGCGGCGTCGCGCAGGTCTCCGTCTACTCTTCCTCCGGCCGTGCCCGCGAGTTCGCGGCCGCCCGCGGCGGGATCGCCGTGAACGCCAGCGGCCTGCCGCAGGCCATCGCCGAGGCCGACGTGCTCATCGGCTGCAGCGGCTCGGACAACCCCATGGAGGCCGTCGAGCTCGCCGCGATCCGAGAGGACTCGCCGCAGCAGCTCGTCGTGATCGACCTCGCCCTCACCCACGACTTCGATCCGGGGGTGGGCACGCTCGACGGGGTGGAACTGATCACGCTCGAGTCCGTCCGTCTCGCGGCGCCCGAGGAGCAGGCCGAGTCCCTGGCCCAGGCCAGCGCGATCGTCTCGGCCGCGGCCTCCGACTTCGAGGCCGAGCGCCAGGCCCGCCAGGCCGACGCCGCGATCGTGGCCCTGCGCCGCCACACGATGGCGGTGCTCGATGCCGAGATCGAGAAGGTCCGCGCGCGCCACGGCTGCACGGCCGCCGCCGAGGAGGTGGAGTTCGCCATGCGCCGCATGGTCAAGCAGCTCCTCCACACGCCGACGGTCCGGGCCAAGCAGCTCGCGGCCGAGGGCCGTGAGAGCGAGTACCTCGCGGCGCTCGAGGCGCTCTACGGCATCAGCGTGGCCATCCCGGGGATGGTCGCCCCGACGAACGGCGCCGGCCCGGCAGCGGCCTCCGCCGGGGACGCCGACTGCCCGGTGGACCACTCCCGCGCCGTCTGAGCCACCACGGGGGCCTTGGCCCCCGCAGACCGGCGTACCGCCTCAGTAGACCGGCTTCTCCGGCTCGATCTCGCGGACCCACGCGAGCACTCCCCCGTCGAGATGACGGACCTTGGAGAAGCCCGCGTCGATGGCGGCCGCGAGCACGCTCGCCGACCGCACCCCGCCCTTGCAGTGGAAGACCACCTCGCGGTCCCGCGGGACCTCGTCCCAGGCCTCGCCGGAGAGCAGGCGCCCCTGCGGGATCAGCCGGGCGCCGGGGATGGACACGATGGATGCCTCTCCCGGCTCGCGGACATCGATGAGCTCAAAGTCCCTCACCCCTGCCTCGCGGGCCGCCAGCATCGTGGCGAGCTGCCCTGCGGTCACCGTGCGGTCCCTTCCCGGATCGGCAGCGGGAGCGACCCCGCAGAACGCCTCGTAGTCCGTCAGCTCGGTGATCGGAACGGCGTCGGGATCCTTCGCGACGCGGATCTCCCGCCACGTCGCCGTGAGCGCGTCGTAGAGCTGCACGCGGCCGAGGAGCGTCGTGCCCACGCCGGTGATGAGCTTGACGGCCTCGGTGACCATGGAGGCGCCGATCGCGGCGCACAGCATGCCGAACACGCCCCCTTCGCCGCAGGAGGGCACGGAGCCCGCCGGCGGCGGCTCGGGGAAGACGTCACGGTAGGTGGGCCCGTGCTCGGCCCAGAACACACTCACCTGTCCGTCGAAGCGGAAGATCGAGCCCCACACGTACGGCTTGCCGAGGATGGCGGCTGCGTCGTTCACGAGGTAGCGCGTCGCGAAGTTGTCGGTGCCGTCGAGGATGAGGTCGTAGTCGGCGAAGATCTCGAGGGCGTTGGAGGAGTCGAGGTGGACCTCGTGGAGGCGGACCTCCACGTGCGGATTGAGCTCGAGGATCGCGTCCCGCGCCGATTCTGCCTTGGGGCGGCCTACGCCGGAGACGCCGTGGATGACCTGGCGCTGCAGGTTGGACAGCTCGACGGTGTCGTCGTCGACAATCCCGAGGGTCCCCACCCCCGCGGCGGCGAGGTAGAGCATGGCGGGCGATCCCAGTCCCCCGGCTCCCATCACGAGGACCTTGGCGTTCTTGAGGCGCCGCTGCCCGATCTCGCCGATCTCCGGGATGATGACGTGGCGCGAGTAGCGCTGCACTTCCTCCGGGGTGAGCTCCGCGGCCGGCTCGACGAGCGGGGGAAGAATCGGTGACTGCGAGGTGGCCATGCCCCCAATCTAGGCCCGATCGCGGGCGCGCACCCAGCGGGGCCCACGCGGTGGGACGGTCACCGATTCGGCGTGGGGTCATGACCGCCGGGTAGAGTGGGACTACCGTTTGGGCCACGCTCCACAGGCCCGGACCACCCGAAAGGCATCTTCAGTGAGTACCGAACCGCGAGCCACGACCCCGCGCTCGCCCCGAATGCCACGCGACGAGCGGCGCGCCCAGCTCTTGGCAGCCGCCCTCGAGGTCTTCGCGGCCAACGGCTACCACGGCGCCGCCATGGACGAGATCGCCGAGACCGCCCAGGTCAGCAAGCCCGTCCTGTACCAGCACTTCCCCTCGAAGCGCGATCTGTACATCGCGCTCCTGGACAGCCATCTCGGCACGCTGACCGAGCTCATGCGCGCGGCGCTGGATTCCACCACCGACAACCGCGAGCGCGTGAACGCGGTGATCCGCGCCTACTTCGACTTCATCGCCGCGGACGACCAGGCGCACCGCCTCGTCTTCCAGTCGGACCTGGTCAACGACCCGGACGTGGCCTCGCGCCTCGAGACGTTCAACCGGGGATTCTCTGAGGCCATCGCCGAGGTCATCGCCTCGGACACCAAGCTCCCGCTGCTCGAGGCCCAGCTCCTGGGCCGCGGCCTCGCGGGGCTGGCCCAGGTGAGTGCGAGGTACTGGCTCGAGAAGTCCTCCTCCCTCGACATCGACGTTGCGGCGGACCTGGTGGCGCGGCTCGCATGGAAGGGGATCTCGCGCTTCCCCAAAGAGGCCTAAGGTACTCATAGGGAAGCGGGCGGCCCATGCCGGCCCGGTTCCGTTCCAGCCTTCACCGACACAAGGAGTCACGTGGAAATCAAGATCGGCATCCAGAACATCGGCCGCGAGATCATCCTCGAGTCGAACAAGGACGCGGACGAGGTCGCGAAGCTCGTGGCCGAGGCGCTCGCCGACGGCAAGCAGCTGCGGCTCGAGGACGAGAAGGGCCGCCAGGTGATCGTGCCGTCCGCCGTCATCGGCTATGTCGAGCTCGGCGCCCAGGAGCAGCGCCGCGTGGGCTTCGGCGCACTCTGACAGCATGGAAACGGTCTGGTCGCTCGTCATCGTGATCCTCGTGGTGGCTGCCGCGGGCTTCATCGCCTGGGCCACCGACCACCACCACGACGCCTACGGGATCATGCTCCCGGTCGGCGCCGCGGTCGCGTCTGCGTGCCTGACGTGGATCATCCTCGTCTTCGCAGGCACGGGCTACATCGCCGGCCTGACGTGGATGCCGTGGGTGCTTCCGATGGCGGTCGGCATCGCCGCCGCGGTCTGCGTGCCGGTGCTGGTGGGCCGCCGCCGCACGAAGCGGGACGTCG
Proteins encoded:
- the hemE gene encoding uroporphyrinogen decarboxylase; the encoded protein is MTLSPDHPLKDGRTAQSPLITAYRGGRPSRKPVWFMRQAGRSLPEYRKAREGVGMLEACLRPELAAEITLQPVRRHDVDAGIFFSDIVIPLKLAGVDVDIVPGVGPVLANPVRTETDVAALPRLTDAALEPIREAVRLTVDELGTTPLIGFAGAPFTVAAYMVEGRPSRDHLGPRTMMHGDPGTWAALMAWTADASGRFLRAQIEAGASAGQLFDSWAGSLGLEDYRRFVAPYSSQALDHVRDLGAPLVHFGTGTSELLGAMYEVGVDVVGVDYRLPLHEANRRLGGRVVLQGNIDPALLAAPWNTLEAHVRDVVKGGASAPGHVVNLGHGVPPETDPDVLTRVVELVHSITY
- a CDS encoding glutamyl-tRNA reductase, yielding MVVFSLTATHADTDLETVAQLSTGATSVAAGAASSPALEGAVVLATCNRYEIYAEAASHEDVEAARSAIISEISARSGIPEDRVSRAFALAQGREVTRHLFSVSSGLDSAVVGEREIAGQVRRALISAQEQGTASPALVRLFQNASKTAKEVGTQTALGSRGLSIVSVALDLAEDLAEERSWDGKKAVLFGTGAYAGATMALLKERGVAQVSVYSSSGRAREFAAARGGIAVNASGLPQAIAEADVLIGCSGSDNPMEAVELAAIREDSPQQLVVIDLALTHDFDPGVGTLDGVELITLESVRLAAPEEQAESLAQASAIVSAAASDFEAERQARQADAAIVALRRHTMAVLDAEIEKVRARHGCTAAAEEVEFAMRRMVKQLLHTPTVRAKQLAAEGRESEYLAALEALYGISVAIPGMVAPTNGAGPAAASAGDADCPVDHSRAV
- the moeB gene encoding molybdopterin-synthase adenylyltransferase MoeB, with product MATSQSPILPPLVEPAAELTPEEVQRYSRHVIIPEIGEIGQRRLKNAKVLVMGAGGLGSPAMLYLAAAGVGTLGIVDDDTVELSNLQRQVIHGVSGVGRPKAESARDAILELNPHVEVRLHEVHLDSSNALEIFADYDLILDGTDNFATRYLVNDAAAILGKPYVWGSIFRFDGQVSVFWAEHGPTYRDVFPEPPPAGSVPSCGEGGVFGMLCAAIGASMVTEAVKLITGVGTTLLGRVQLYDALTATWREIRVAKDPDAVPITELTDYEAFCGVAPAADPGRDRTVTAGQLATMLAAREAGVRDFELIDVREPGEASIVSIPGARLIPQGRLLSGEAWDEVPRDREVVFHCKGGVRSASVLAAAIDAGFSKVRHLDGGVLAWVREIEPEKPVY
- a CDS encoding TetR/AcrR family transcriptional regulator; this translates as MPRDERRAQLLAAALEVFAANGYHGAAMDEIAETAQVSKPVLYQHFPSKRDLYIALLDSHLGTLTELMRAALDSTTDNRERVNAVIRAYFDFIAADDQAHRLVFQSDLVNDPDVASRLETFNRGFSEAIAEVIASDTKLPLLEAQLLGRGLAGLAQVSARYWLEKSSSLDIDVAADLVARLAWKGISRFPKEA
- a CDS encoding DUF3107 domain-containing protein — protein: MEIKIGIQNIGREIILESNKDADEVAKLVAEALADGKQLRLEDEKGRQVIVPSAVIGYVELGAQEQRRVGFGAL